The Nitrospirales bacterium genome includes a window with the following:
- a CDS encoding DDE-type integrase/transposase/recombinase, with amino-acid sequence MASDLLKQDFHAGTPKKLTTDITYVWTAEGWLYLAVVLDRYARAIVGWAINCRMTQHLVSGALTITVLHRQFPKNNIVHSGQGSQYCSTGYQQLCRSNAALLQHGAQSHLL; translated from the coding sequence GTGGCCTCCGATCTGCTCAAGCAGGACTTTCACGCCGGCACTCCCAAGAAATTGACCACGGATATCACCTACGTGTGGACCGCTGAAGGATGGTTGTATCTGGCCGTGGTGTTGGACCGGTACGCGCGCGCCATTGTGGGCTGGGCCATAAACTGTCGCATGACACAGCACCTGGTGAGTGGGGCTCTGACCATAACCGTGTTGCATCGTCAGTTCCCGAAGAACAACATCGTCCACTCTGGTCAGGGGAGCCAGTATTGTTCAACGGGCTATCAACAATTATGCAGAAGCAATGCCGCTTTACTGCAGCATGGGGCGCAAAGCCACCTGTTATGA
- the ligA gene encoding NAD-dependent DNA ligase LigA, which translates to MSSKSSDHPPESIPTRLQELCEQIRHHDRLYYQNDQPEISDAAYDQLFKQLQDLEARYPDLVTPDSPTQRIGGAPLDQFQKVQHDFPLLSLDSHVKVEDVQAFDQRVRRELEKAQVDYTVEPKYDGLSVELIYEDGCFVRGSTRGDGLVGEDITVNLRTVRTLPLQLSASSVIPERLIVRGEVYIPLDAFHLLNQRLTEKGEEPFANPRNAAAGSLRQLDSRLTASRPLTITCYDVKTQQGNIASTHWDAVSQAGGWGLPVPQHRQRCRSIEEVLAFHTDIESRRDRLPFEIDGIVVKVDRYDWQQALGEKSRSPRWAIAFKFPPRKEITKVHHIMVSVGRTGALTPIALLNPVEIGGVTVSRASLHNVDEVARKDVRPGDTVKVERAGDVIPDVVERIEVPGEVRSQPFTPPTECPVCHSRTMQEGPVLYCTGHTVCLAQLKGALELYASKGALNIEGLGRKTIAQFVDRGLVKDLADFYTLTKAQLLDLEGFADKSATQLLEEIEQSKQAPLARFIYGLGIRNVGSHIAQVLAKYYGALGRLRKATKEELQVIHEIGPEIASSVESFFREPRNLSVLQRMEELGVKVEGLNVTKPSGSQPLSGKIFVLTGTLQGFTRQEAKQKLESLGGRVTSSVSKQTDYVVAGAEPGSKLEKAQKLGVTVLNEAGFVKFLDNS; encoded by the coding sequence ATGTCTTCCAAAAGCTCAGATCATCCCCCCGAATCCATTCCCACTCGGCTACAAGAACTCTGCGAGCAAATCCGTCATCATGACCGGTTGTATTATCAGAACGACCAGCCCGAGATTTCGGATGCCGCCTATGATCAGCTTTTCAAACAACTTCAAGATCTAGAAGCCCGGTATCCTGATCTCGTTACGCCGGATTCACCAACGCAGCGCATCGGAGGGGCGCCGCTGGATCAATTCCAAAAAGTTCAGCATGATTTTCCCTTGTTGAGTCTGGACTCTCACGTCAAGGTGGAAGACGTCCAGGCTTTCGATCAGCGCGTTCGGCGTGAACTCGAGAAGGCGCAAGTCGACTACACAGTCGAGCCCAAGTACGATGGACTCTCAGTTGAGCTCATCTACGAAGACGGATGCTTTGTGCGTGGCTCGACGCGCGGCGATGGGCTGGTGGGAGAAGACATCACGGTCAATCTTCGCACTGTCCGAACGCTGCCTCTGCAGCTTTCTGCTTCTTCTGTAATCCCCGAGCGATTGATCGTGCGTGGCGAAGTCTATATTCCCCTGGATGCGTTTCATCTTCTCAATCAACGGCTCACAGAAAAAGGTGAAGAGCCGTTCGCCAACCCACGGAATGCGGCGGCGGGGTCTCTGAGGCAGCTTGATTCCCGGCTCACGGCCAGCCGGCCACTGACCATTACGTGTTATGACGTGAAAACACAACAAGGCAATATTGCGTCCACGCATTGGGATGCTGTATCGCAAGCCGGAGGATGGGGGCTGCCTGTTCCGCAACATCGCCAGCGTTGTCGGTCAATCGAAGAGGTTTTGGCGTTTCACACGGATATCGAGTCCCGGCGGGATCGACTGCCGTTTGAAATCGACGGCATCGTCGTCAAGGTCGATCGGTATGACTGGCAGCAGGCACTCGGTGAAAAGTCTCGAAGCCCACGCTGGGCTATAGCCTTTAAATTTCCTCCCCGCAAGGAAATCACGAAAGTGCACCATATTATGGTGTCGGTCGGGCGAACCGGAGCGCTGACTCCCATCGCCCTGCTCAATCCTGTAGAGATTGGTGGCGTCACGGTCAGCCGTGCTTCATTGCATAATGTAGACGAAGTGGCCAGGAAGGATGTTCGTCCCGGCGATACAGTCAAAGTTGAACGGGCAGGGGATGTAATTCCCGATGTCGTAGAACGCATCGAAGTGCCTGGGGAAGTCCGTTCACAACCGTTTACACCGCCCACTGAATGCCCGGTCTGTCATTCACGAACCATGCAGGAGGGGCCGGTGCTCTACTGCACAGGACACACGGTTTGTCTTGCGCAACTTAAAGGCGCACTTGAGCTTTATGCTTCAAAGGGGGCGTTGAATATCGAGGGTCTTGGCAGAAAGACTATTGCGCAATTCGTGGATCGAGGGCTCGTGAAGGACCTGGCGGATTTTTATACATTAACGAAAGCGCAGCTGTTGGATCTCGAAGGATTCGCGGATAAATCGGCTACACAGTTGTTGGAAGAGATTGAACAGAGCAAGCAAGCCCCGTTGGCTCGGTTTATTTATGGATTGGGAATTCGAAATGTCGGGTCGCATATCGCGCAGGTGTTAGCGAAGTACTATGGGGCATTAGGTAGGCTTCGTAAGGCCACCAAAGAAGAACTTCAGGTGATACATGAGATAGGCCCAGAGATTGCCTCTAGCGTGGAGAGCTTTTTTCGGGAGCCTCGTAACCTCTCTGTCTTGCAACGCATGGAAGAATTAGGAGTGAAGGTAGAAGGGCTCAATGTCACGAAGCCTTCTGGCAGTCAGCCGCTTTCAGGAAAAATCTTTGTCCTGACGGGAACGCTGCAAGGCTTCACTCGCCAGGAAGCCAAGCAAAAGCTTGAATCGCTGGGTGGCCGCGTCACCTCAAGCGTCAGTAAGCAAACTGACTATGTCGTTGCCGGAGCCGAGCCAGGCTCCAAGCTGGAGAAAGCTCAGAAACTGGGGGTGACGGTCTTGAATGAAGCAGGATTCGTGAAGTTCCTTGACAACAGCTAA
- a CDS encoding MoxR family ATPase, whose amino-acid sequence MTDSSRASRTHVVDQVTLRLAQSVPLNQEWIGDRELLQQLLACWLVVDPRDLPLSPRITGQPGVGKTTLAMSAAKEKKQALYIFQCTADTRPEDLLVSPVISEGGTISYQASPLVTAMLTGSICLLDEGNRMNEKSWASLASLLDYRRTVESIIAGIQIRAHDDFRCCITMNEDASTYEIPDYILSRLQPTLKVEFPAREHELAILQYHLPFAPAEILNLTVDFLQKAHELDLEFSVRDGIHIVQYALKRVAQDPTHPLAQDAAWQEALIKVLGQDAADLDTLARRRSRAIGGESTPRGLGDFFFDEGNPLHPDS is encoded by the coding sequence ATGACAGATTCTTCACGAGCATCTCGTACGCATGTTGTTGATCAAGTGACGCTCCGGTTAGCGCAATCGGTGCCGCTGAATCAAGAGTGGATCGGAGACCGCGAACTGTTGCAGCAACTGCTGGCCTGCTGGCTGGTGGTCGATCCCAGAGATCTGCCCTTGTCTCCACGCATTACCGGACAGCCTGGAGTGGGAAAAACCACATTGGCCATGTCGGCGGCAAAAGAAAAGAAGCAAGCCCTCTACATCTTTCAATGCACGGCGGACACGAGACCGGAAGACCTGTTGGTATCACCAGTGATTTCCGAAGGGGGGACGATTTCCTACCAGGCTTCTCCTCTCGTCACGGCCATGCTGACCGGAAGTATCTGTCTGTTGGACGAAGGCAATCGCATGAATGAGAAAAGTTGGGCTTCCCTGGCTTCCCTACTTGACTATCGACGAACCGTTGAGTCGATCATTGCCGGTATCCAGATTAGGGCCCATGATGATTTTCGGTGCTGTATTACGATGAATGAAGATGCCTCTACCTATGAAATTCCCGATTATATACTGTCCCGGCTACAACCGACGCTCAAGGTGGAATTTCCCGCCCGTGAACATGAACTAGCTATTCTCCAATACCATTTACCCTTTGCGCCTGCGGAAATCTTGAATCTAACGGTCGATTTTCTTCAAAAAGCCCATGAACTCGACCTGGAGTTTTCTGTCCGGGATGGTATCCACATCGTACAATACGCATTGAAACGCGTCGCTCAGGATCCAACGCACCCTTTGGCTCAAGATGCGGCATGGCAGGAAGCGCTCATTAAGGTGCTGGGGCAAGACGCTGCCGATTTGGATACGCTGGCGCGACGTCGAAGTCGGGCGATTGGTGGAGAATCCACCCCACGGGGGCTAGGGGATTTCTTTTTTGATGAAGGAAATCCGCTTCATCCGGACTCATAG
- a CDS encoding LysM peptidoglycan-binding domain-containing protein yields the protein MGVVIVVSGLISGCVSSEKYEAEKARALNFQRLLAQEEKRTGEINAKYQEVQQELTNIQSQNRDLTSELDTMRDQFTNTQDELTRLRDSKVDGAKADDLTLSEPSISEFGLEDIEFKDSDFADISADLSGDLGADLGEEPLSPSVMDSGNKSHTVAKGETLFSISRQYGISVNNLKSWNNLPSNLIKPGQKLVVSRP from the coding sequence ATGGGGGTCGTCATTGTAGTCAGTGGATTGATCAGCGGATGCGTAAGCAGTGAAAAGTATGAAGCTGAAAAAGCGCGAGCCCTCAACTTTCAACGACTGCTCGCTCAAGAAGAGAAGCGAACGGGAGAGATTAACGCCAAATATCAAGAAGTCCAACAAGAGCTCACGAACATACAATCACAAAACCGGGACTTGACGTCCGAACTTGACACGATGCGTGATCAATTTACGAACACCCAAGATGAATTAACCCGACTTCGCGATAGTAAAGTCGATGGTGCAAAAGCTGATGATTTAACCCTTTCCGAACCATCCATTTCTGAGTTTGGTTTAGAAGACATCGAATTTAAAGACTCTGATTTTGCCGATATCAGCGCGGACCTCAGTGGAGATTTAGGTGCAGACCTTGGGGAAGAACCGCTCTCTCCATCCGTTATGGATAGCGGAAACAAGTCCCATACGGTGGCCAAGGGAGAAACCCTCTTCAGTATCTCCCGGCAATATGGTATCTCCGTGAATAATTTAAAGTCCTGGAATAATCTCCCCAGCAATTTGATTAAACCTGGCCAGAAATTAGTCGTCAGTCGCCCATAA
- the trpE gene encoding anthranilate synthase component I, whose product MKKPYYSVSFEDFCELAQKGNLIPIYREILADYETPVSAFSKINTGPTAYLLESIEGGENWARYSFLGNHAKAVIWQDGEDVLIQEGRKAQRLPLGKNPLQHIERLLQDYRPVSVPGLPRFTGGAVGYLSYDIVRYFEPIPECPKDDARLPQLAFLLTDTLVIFDNVAHTMKVVANAHITTQTKTALRQAYSDTKKRIDEMIERLRKRVPRPKSQSRRSPLRFTSNMSREHFEKMVMRTKEYIQAGDIVQGVISQRWTTKIQSDPFEVYRALRVLNPSPYMYYLRVAGVELVGSSPEVLVRCEEDQIVVRPIAGTRPRGKTAEQDQAFADELLADTKEIAEHIMLVDLGRNDVGRVARAGTIVVDPFMTIERYSHVMHIVSQVTGRLKERQSVYDVMKACFPAGTVSGAPKIRAMQIIEELEPTRRGPYAGAVGYFSFSGNMDTCINIRTIVIKDQQAYIQAGAGIVADSDPSREYEETCSKAGAMMRGVEMAEMGLE is encoded by the coding sequence ATGAAAAAACCTTATTATTCAGTAAGTTTTGAGGATTTTTGCGAGCTCGCGCAAAAGGGAAACCTCATCCCGATCTATCGCGAGATTCTGGCAGATTATGAAACGCCCGTCTCCGCATTTTCAAAGATCAACACGGGTCCAACGGCGTATTTATTAGAAAGCATCGAAGGTGGAGAAAATTGGGCACGATACTCCTTTCTCGGAAATCATGCCAAGGCGGTCATTTGGCAGGACGGTGAAGATGTATTGATTCAAGAAGGCAGAAAAGCCCAACGCCTCCCACTCGGCAAAAATCCACTCCAACATATCGAACGTCTCTTACAAGATTACCGTCCCGTGTCTGTACCGGGACTTCCTCGTTTTACTGGAGGCGCCGTCGGATATCTCAGCTATGATATCGTCCGCTACTTCGAACCCATACCCGAATGTCCCAAAGACGATGCCAGGCTCCCGCAGTTGGCATTCCTGCTCACAGACACCCTAGTGATTTTTGATAATGTCGCCCATACGATGAAAGTCGTGGCAAATGCGCACATCACGACTCAAACCAAGACGGCGCTGCGTCAAGCCTATTCCGATACCAAGAAACGAATCGATGAAATGATCGAACGGTTACGGAAACGAGTGCCACGCCCCAAATCCCAGTCCCGCCGATCGCCTCTTCGATTTACGTCCAATATGAGTCGTGAGCATTTCGAAAAGATGGTGATGCGAACCAAGGAGTATATTCAAGCTGGAGATATCGTCCAGGGAGTCATCTCACAACGCTGGACGACCAAGATTCAATCCGACCCGTTTGAAGTGTATCGCGCGCTGCGCGTGCTCAACCCTTCGCCGTACATGTATTATTTGCGTGTCGCGGGCGTCGAACTGGTGGGATCATCGCCTGAAGTCCTCGTTCGCTGCGAAGAAGACCAGATCGTGGTTCGTCCGATCGCCGGAACTCGACCACGCGGCAAAACAGCGGAACAAGATCAGGCCTTTGCCGATGAGCTGCTCGCCGACACCAAGGAAATCGCTGAACATATCATGCTGGTGGATCTGGGCCGCAACGATGTCGGGCGTGTTGCTCGTGCCGGGACAATCGTGGTCGACCCGTTCATGACGATCGAACGCTATTCGCACGTCATGCATATCGTATCGCAAGTGACCGGGCGTCTCAAAGAGAGACAGTCCGTCTATGATGTCATGAAAGCCTGCTTCCCGGCAGGCACCGTCTCCGGCGCGCCAAAAATCCGGGCCATGCAAATCATTGAAGAATTGGAACCCACCCGACGCGGTCCCTATGCCGGAGCTGTCGGCTATTTTAGCTTCTCAGGAAACATGGATACCTGCATCAACATTCGAACCATCGTCATCAAAGATCAGCAGGCCTATATTCAAGCCGGCGCGGGAATCGTGGCTGACTCGGATCCGTCTCGTGAATATGAAGAAACATGCAGTAAGGCAGGAGCGATGATGCGTGGAGTAGAAATGGCGGAGATGGGACTCGAGTAA
- a CDS encoding aminodeoxychorismate/anthranilate synthase component II, whose translation MLLVIDNYDSFTYNVVQYLGELGADVHVYRNDKITTADIERLSPERILISPGPCTPNEAGVSVDVVRRFAGHLPLLGVCLGHQSLAYAFGGEIIRADRLMHGKTSMIHHDGKSIFQGLPNPFEATRYHSLIVNRHTLPDSFEVSAETAEGEIMGIRHKDTEAEGVQFHPESILTTSGMDLFRNFLSLPTPATR comes from the coding sequence ATGTTGCTCGTCATCGATAATTACGACTCGTTCACGTACAACGTCGTCCAGTACCTGGGTGAACTGGGGGCCGATGTCCACGTGTACCGAAACGATAAAATCACGACAGCGGATATCGAACGCCTGTCGCCAGAGCGTATCTTGATTTCCCCCGGACCCTGTACGCCAAACGAGGCCGGCGTCTCCGTCGACGTGGTTCGCCGGTTTGCTGGACATCTCCCACTCTTGGGAGTGTGCCTGGGACATCAATCCCTGGCCTATGCCTTCGGCGGGGAAATCATCCGAGCCGATCGATTGATGCACGGAAAGACTTCGATGATTCATCATGACGGCAAATCGATTTTTCAAGGGCTGCCCAATCCCTTTGAAGCCACACGCTATCATTCCTTGATTGTGAATCGTCATACGCTGCCAGATTCGTTTGAGGTCTCAGCTGAAACGGCAGAAGGTGAAATCATGGGTATTCGCCACAAAGACACAGAAGCCGAAGGCGTGCAGTTTCACCCCGAGTCCATACTGACGACCTCTGGCATGGATTTATTCAGAAATTTTCTGTCTCTGCCCACGCCAGCGACCCGGTAA
- the trpD gene encoding anthranilate phosphoribosyltransferase gives MIRESIEKLSEKTNLSESEAKDTMLEIMQGEASEAQIAAYLMGLRLKGETVDEILGSVKAMRSLAQRVHVSDPLVVDTCGTGGDKSNTFNISTAAAFVVAGGGMTVAKHGNRSVSSRSGSADVLNALGVTIDLPIEQIEDCVNDVGIGFLFAPLYHGAMRHCAKPRAEMGIRTMMNVLGPLSNPANASIQILGVYRKSLTEKLAQVLIGLGTQHCFVTHGLDGLDEITITGPTYVSEGKAGRVSSYTISPMDFDLETVNLKEVSGGSPEDNARIIQDVLRGKKGPRRDIVLMNAAPAFVACGKVKTLQEGYLAASQSLDSGAAYEKLEKLIQYTKQHAS, from the coding sequence ATGATACGAGAGAGCATCGAAAAATTATCCGAGAAGACGAATCTCTCAGAGTCCGAAGCCAAGGACACTATGCTGGAAATCATGCAAGGGGAAGCTTCCGAAGCACAGATTGCGGCCTATTTGATGGGCTTACGATTAAAGGGTGAAACCGTCGATGAAATTCTCGGATCGGTCAAAGCCATGCGGAGTTTAGCCCAGCGAGTGCATGTATCAGATCCGTTGGTGGTCGATACCTGTGGGACGGGAGGCGATAAATCGAACACCTTCAATATATCCACAGCCGCAGCGTTTGTGGTTGCGGGTGGAGGCATGACCGTCGCCAAGCATGGCAATCGCTCCGTTTCGTCGAGGTCAGGCAGCGCCGATGTTTTAAACGCTTTAGGGGTCACCATCGACCTTCCGATCGAACAAATCGAAGACTGCGTAAATGACGTAGGGATCGGATTCCTGTTTGCTCCCCTGTATCATGGCGCCATGCGGCATTGCGCGAAACCACGAGCGGAGATGGGTATTCGGACGATGATGAACGTGCTCGGCCCGTTGTCCAACCCGGCCAATGCCTCCATACAAATCCTGGGTGTGTACCGAAAATCACTCACGGAAAAGCTCGCACAAGTCCTTATCGGATTGGGGACACAACATTGTTTCGTGACCCATGGCCTCGATGGTTTAGATGAAATCACCATCACCGGTCCCACGTACGTGTCGGAAGGCAAAGCCGGTCGAGTTTCCAGCTATACGATCAGCCCGATGGATTTTGATCTGGAGACCGTGAATCTGAAGGAAGTAAGCGGGGGCAGCCCGGAAGACAATGCCAGGATTATTCAGGATGTGTTGCGCGGGAAAAAAGGCCCGAGGCGAGACATCGTGCTCATGAACGCCGCCCCGGCCTTTGTGGCCTGCGGAAAGGTCAAGACCTTACAAGAAGGCTATCTGGCGGCCTCGCAATCTTTAGACAGCGGCGCAGCCTATGAAAAACTGGAAAAGCTCATTCAATACACCAAGCAGCATGCTTCATGA
- the trpC gene encoding indole-3-glycerol phosphate synthase TrpC, whose amino-acid sequence MILDRILEHKKAELRHKQSRAYIAELKGRIADRSAPLGFVDALERGVTDDSPALIAEVKKASPSQGLMRPEFEHRFDPVAIAKLYEQAGASALSVLTDQEYFQGCLDYLASVKDHIGLPTLNKEFMLEEIQFYEARAYGADCVLLIVSALDRIQLEDLFSVAQGLELDVLIETHDERELDLVLERLPSARFIGINNRDLKTFSTDLGVTERLAKRIPPDKLIVSESGIHKRDDVIRIKEAGAKAMLIGESLIRADSIKEKVHALLHTHSKNTTPSETATRWV is encoded by the coding sequence ATGATCCTCGATCGTATACTCGAACATAAAAAGGCGGAATTGCGTCATAAACAAAGCCGCGCGTACATCGCGGAACTTAAAGGTCGGATAGCCGATCGGTCAGCCCCACTCGGCTTTGTCGACGCATTGGAACGTGGCGTGACGGATGATTCCCCGGCTCTGATCGCTGAAGTCAAGAAAGCCTCTCCCAGTCAAGGACTCATGCGTCCGGAATTTGAGCATCGCTTTGATCCGGTGGCGATTGCCAAACTCTATGAGCAGGCTGGAGCCTCGGCTCTATCGGTCCTCACCGATCAGGAATACTTTCAAGGGTGCCTAGACTATTTAGCTTCGGTGAAAGACCATATCGGACTCCCTACTCTCAATAAAGAATTCATGCTCGAAGAGATTCAATTCTATGAAGCGCGTGCCTATGGAGCCGATTGCGTGCTCTTGATCGTTTCGGCCTTGGATCGCATCCAATTAGAAGACCTCTTTAGCGTGGCGCAGGGCCTGGAACTGGATGTGCTTATTGAAACCCATGATGAACGCGAACTGGACCTGGTCTTAGAACGACTCCCCTCCGCACGATTCATCGGAATCAATAACCGTGATCTCAAGACGTTTTCCACTGACCTTGGCGTCACTGAACGCCTGGCGAAACGAATTCCCCCAGACAAACTGATCGTGAGTGAAAGTGGTATTCACAAACGTGATGATGTGATCCGAATCAAGGAAGCTGGGGCAAAAGCCATGTTGATCGGCGAGTCATTAATCAGAGCTGATTCGATCAAAGAGAAAGTTCACGCATTACTTCATACACATTCAAAGAATACGACTCCTTCGGAAACCGCCACTCGTTGGGTCTGA
- a CDS encoding phosphoribosylanthranilate isomerase, translating to MIPKIKICGITNLEDAQTAIREGADALGFIFHSQSPRFVEVNMVKSIVNQLPPFIIPIGVFVNEGLTIVRNMMDQCGLAVAQLHGDETPSYCETLGRPVLKGIRLKDRSSFLSLAEYKGRAGVRGFVIDAFSESEYGGTGKVADWNLAQEAAEVAPILLAGGLTPDNVQEAIKKVHPYGVDVSSGVEASPGKKDRTKVKAFIQAVQLVS from the coding sequence ATGATTCCAAAAATCAAAATCTGCGGCATTACCAATCTGGAGGACGCACAAACCGCCATTCGAGAGGGCGCAGATGCGTTAGGCTTTATTTTTCACTCGCAAAGCCCGCGTTTTGTGGAAGTCAATATGGTCAAGTCCATCGTGAATCAACTCCCGCCATTTATTATTCCCATCGGGGTCTTCGTGAACGAAGGACTGACGATCGTGCGAAACATGATGGATCAATGCGGACTGGCGGTCGCACAACTGCATGGCGACGAGACTCCCTCATACTGTGAAACACTCGGACGCCCAGTACTCAAGGGCATTAGGTTAAAAGACCGCAGTAGCTTTCTCTCCCTTGCCGAGTACAAAGGACGGGCGGGAGTCAGAGGATTTGTGATTGACGCCTTTTCCGAATCCGAATATGGCGGAACGGGTAAAGTGGCAGACTGGAATCTCGCGCAGGAAGCGGCTGAAGTGGCGCCCATTCTCTTGGCCGGAGGTCTGACGCCCGACAATGTGCAGGAAGCCATCAAGAAAGTCCATCCCTACGGGGTGGATGTCAGTAGCGGGGTCGAGGCCAGTCCTGGAAAAAAAGACCGCACCAAGGTCAAGGCCTTTATCCAAGCGGTTCAACTTGTCTCCTGA